The Rana temporaria chromosome 4, aRanTem1.1, whole genome shotgun sequence genome contains a region encoding:
- the LOC120935923 gene encoding oocyte zinc finger protein XlCOF7.1-like — protein MTTPMRTEEDRSHMTEKILNLTLEIIYLLTGESFPPVKSGDHITVTVSSPHTLLLKKNSEQKIVDITKKMMELLTGESGNQNDCKIDVKEDIKDEEEVMEESEFPKGHKDLYQDIMVDSSSYRNTPERCPRPLYSRDSTQEGHTIPHHHQGEDLMNMKVEGEVEETYVRDDQQYMEDSGMTRTFKEEDTPTEISTGRDIEEPSNDHLTLGCKMEDEDITRDCVGEKTMSSAMDGGFHSVDRLSNPSDSEQPLTMWEVAGIQGEEPFFCPECGECFSCELNLTIHQRSHRGEKPQSCSKCGKCFLHESELVIHYRSHTGKKLNSCPECGKCFSQLSHLYVSKDVYQRSHKRKGRHACTECGKCFKRKSGLFLHEISHTGEKPYSCPECGKCFSKRFKLDRHQRVHTGEKPYFCPKCGVVLF, from the exons ATGACCACACCAATGAGgacggaggaggaccggagtcacatgactgagaagatactaaacctcaccctggagatcatctacctgctgaccggagag agttttcctcctgtgaagtctggagatcatatCACTGTCACAGTGTCTTCACCTCACACCTTGTTACTCAAGAAAAACAGTGAACAGAAGATTGTAGacatcaccaagaagatgatggagctgctgacaggagag AGTGGAAACCAGAATGATTGTaaaattgatgttaaagaagatataaaagatgaggaagaagtgatggaggagtcagagtttccaaaaggacacaaagatctgtaccaggacatcATGGTAGACTCGTCCAGCTACAGAAacacaccagagagatgtccccgtcctctgtattcccgggattccacacaggaaggtcacaccatccctcaccatcatcag ggtgaagatctgatgaaTATGAAAGTTGAGGGTGaagtagaagagacgtatgtgagggatgatcagcaatacATGGAGGATTCTGGAATGACAAGGACATTcaaagaggaggacactcctacagagatcagcacag GACGCGATATCGAGGAACCCTCAAATGATCATCTCACTTTAGGTtgtaaaatggaagatgaggacatcacaagaGATTGTGTAGGAGAAAAGACAATGAGCTCAGCTATGGATGGTGGATTTCACAGTGTGGATAGACTATCAAATCCCTCTGACTCTGAGCAACCTCTTACTATGTGGGAAGTTGCCGGAATTCAGGGGGAGGAGCCATTTTTCTGTCCTGAATGTGGCGAGTGTTTTAGCTGTGAATTAAATCTTactatacatcagagatctcacagagGTGAGAAGCCTCAATCCTGTtccaaatgtggaaaatgttttctTCATGAATCAGAACTTGTTATACATTACAGATCTCATACAGGAAAAAAGCtaaattcctgtcctgagtgtggaaaatgtttttcacaactGTCCCATCTTTACGTGTCTAAAGATGTGTATCAGAGGTCTCACAAGAGGAAAGGGCGGCATgcctgtactgagtgtgggaaatgttttaaacGGAAGTCAGGACTATTTCTACATGAGATATCTCACACAGGTGAAAAGccttattcctgccctgagtgtgggaaatgtttttcaaaaaggTTCAAACTTGACCGACATCAGAGggttcacacgggggaaaagccttaTTTCTGTCCTAAGTGTggtgttgtgcttttttaa